A region of the Candidatus Angelobacter sp. genome:
GTGGAACGCGTTCGTGTGGCCCAACCTCTGATTCTGCGACACGCGGGCAAGGCGCTTCAGGGCGCGATCAAACAAACTTCGTGACTCCTGGCATCGCCATCGGCGGCGCTTCAAGCTTCATGTTCCACTCCAGTTTCTCCGGCACGAGCCGTTCCTGCGAGTTCAGCGCCTGTTCCCAGGTGATTTCCTGTCCGGTGTAGGCGGCCATGCGGCCCATGATGGCCGTGAGCGAACTGTGGGCCAGACGGACGCCGTTGTTGATGGGGTCGCCCGAGCGGATCGACGCGAAAAGCTC
Encoded here:
- a CDS encoding gfo/Idh/MocA family oxidoreductase; protein product: ELFASIRSGDPINNGVRLAHSSLTAIMGRMAAYTGQEITWEQALNSQERLVPEKLEWNMKLEAPPMAMPGVTKFV